Proteins from one Candidatus Desulfovibrio trichonymphae genomic window:
- a CDS encoding AsmA family protein, translating into MLHVFSRFRLLLGIVLALLFLAAAACWFLQRNFGYFAQQYLDKLSVETGLAIRAQSVRVSLWHAPSFVARTFSVESADMRFSAAKVILCLDLFALLRGKVVLKSLLLAQPAVKGEVAPDDARRLAAFFAAPTQGEAFAPSEKLRLTIEQGEADLAGKDTVRLQLSGMDCDLSVLQSKAGGWRVKADVRGVVAIDGARTPFSLGGVAVTCGRSNQGGRLVGFEDIDMRLGGDSARLNAVLTRHDADAAGFGLAGSLHVQRVSLTRWLGFARNLSPGLQWALDNVTDAVLDFSLDGRGLSVPHIEASVAGGRFTGSGGVRTWANPEVALDLTADRLRLEAGIPEAVGRLPRPPDFPHAPLTPMPGEPLKPGEIGVNYNIRLGARTLDYASVAFENAGVAITQGKQDENGLEDTLLTADARFCGGSLHGEAVFGGGHAGPYAVNLRFRDVDGAAASEILTVLPLNKGRLRGDVQLTSQGRSIAEFLERLRARVDVVLTQGALLLPDAGSAREARAGTLDIRSLVVSVDAHSGVWEKGRLALNGQWSSVLEAAGCKLRSELAGTLSFGGSADEGTVFFNNCPGVFSLQFVSADWATLQGVSAELKGNFSLRECKQVEVGNARLSIPGIEVSGNIQLGGGSDGAAFKGAVVVRSKDMGQLARLFGVTGAHFLSSACELTLDTDIRGGMRAVTLGNLRAVVDQTKVTGSFSAVWREQPNLEFDLAADAVNADRFFSDRKEKTNKKSSAGKAWDLRFLRGMHVKGALRVDRLALWGLNLRDVMLPVLLENGHLVCSPVKAGCYGSTLHGKSVMDFDRGLCFAADFSVDGAEMTAASKDVGGGVVLGGKVGLSAAISGVLGGPGQMPSALNGAWRFLVRDGSYQKRGGDGEGKGKAIEFATAGASGDIKAGVARSNDFALQGKGLAMNGGGVVDLNSDAVDCNFIVNMPGVPEIPIRLHGGLRDSKTTVSVGKVILNTLGAVPKGIFDVLGDVVQGAWKLLR; encoded by the coding sequence ATGCTGCATGTTTTCAGCCGGTTCCGTTTGCTGTTGGGCATTGTACTGGCACTGCTTTTTTTAGCGGCGGCGGCCTGCTGGTTTTTGCAACGCAATTTCGGGTACTTTGCACAGCAGTATCTGGACAAGCTGTCCGTGGAGACAGGCCTTGCGATACGCGCGCAAAGCGTGCGCGTATCGCTTTGGCACGCGCCGTCTTTTGTTGCTCGAACGTTTTCTGTAGAAAGCGCGGATATGCGTTTCAGCGCGGCAAAAGTGATTCTGTGTCTTGATTTGTTCGCTTTGCTGCGGGGCAAAGTTGTTCTGAAAAGCCTTTTGCTGGCGCAGCCGGCTGTGAAGGGAGAGGTCGCCCCTGACGACGCGCGGAGACTTGCGGCGTTTTTCGCCGCGCCGACACAAGGGGAGGCCTTTGCGCCGTCAGAGAAGTTGCGCTTGACCATTGAACAGGGCGAGGCGGATCTGGCAGGAAAGGACACTGTCCGTCTGCAACTCTCAGGGATGGATTGCGATCTTTCTGTGCTACAGTCGAAAGCCGGCGGATGGCGGGTCAAGGCGGATGTTCGCGGCGTTGTAGCTATAGACGGCGCGCGCACGCCTTTTTCTCTCGGCGGCGTTGCCGTGACCTGCGGCAGGAGCAATCAGGGCGGGCGCCTTGTCGGCTTTGAAGATATTGACATGAGGCTTGGCGGGGACAGCGCGCGGCTCAATGCTGTTTTGACGCGGCACGATGCGGATGCCGCAGGGTTCGGTCTCGCGGGAAGTCTGCATGTACAGCGCGTCAGCCTAACCCGCTGGCTCGGGTTTGCCCGCAACCTTTCCCCCGGTCTGCAATGGGCGCTTGACAACGTGACGGACGCTGTTCTGGATTTTTCCCTGGACGGGCGGGGGCTTTCCGTGCCGCATATTGAGGCGAGCGTGGCGGGCGGGCGTTTTACAGGTTCCGGCGGCGTGCGGACCTGGGCAAATCCGGAAGTGGCTCTGGATTTGACAGCTGACAGGCTCAGACTTGAAGCGGGGATTCCCGAAGCCGTGGGGCGCTTGCCCAGGCCGCCGGACTTCCCTCATGCTCCTTTGACTCCCATGCCCGGAGAACCGCTCAAACCCGGTGAAATCGGTGTCAATTATAATATCCGTCTTGGCGCGCGGACGCTGGACTATGCTTCCGTGGCCTTTGAGAACGCCGGCGTGGCGATAACGCAGGGCAAACAGGATGAGAATGGTCTGGAAGACACGCTGCTGACGGCTGACGCACGTTTCTGCGGCGGGAGCCTGCATGGAGAGGCGGTGTTTGGCGGCGGTCATGCCGGCCCTTATGCCGTCAATCTGCGTTTTCGCGATGTGGACGGCGCTGCCGCGTCCGAAATTCTGACCGTGCTGCCGCTAAACAAAGGCCGCTTGCGGGGCGATGTTCAGCTCACAAGCCAGGGTCGCTCCATTGCGGAATTTCTTGAAAGACTCCGCGCTAGGGTTGATGTGGTCCTTACGCAGGGGGCCTTGCTTTTACCGGACGCAGGATCTGCCAGAGAAGCCCGGGCCGGGACACTGGATATCCGCAGCCTTGTCGTGAGCGTCGACGCACATTCCGGCGTTTGGGAAAAAGGCAGGCTGGCTTTGAACGGGCAATGGAGTTCCGTTCTGGAGGCCGCCGGCTGCAAGCTGCGCTCGGAACTTGCCGGCACGCTGTCCTTCGGCGGCAGCGCCGACGAAGGCACTGTGTTCTTCAACAATTGTCCGGGCGTGTTCTCTTTGCAGTTTGTATCTGCCGACTGGGCTACCTTGCAGGGCGTGTCTGCGGAATTAAAGGGCAATTTTTCTTTGCGTGAGTGCAAGCAGGTGGAGGTCGGCAATGCGCGCCTGTCCATCCCCGGCATTGAGGTCAGCGGGAATATTCAGCTTGGCGGTGGCAGTGACGGCGCGGCTTTTAAGGGCGCTGTCGTCGTGCGCAGCAAGGATATGGGGCAACTTGCGCGTCTTTTTGGGGTGACGGGCGCGCATTTTTTGTCATCGGCGTGCGAACTGACGCTCGACACCGACATCAGGGGCGGCATGCGGGCCGTTACGCTCGGCAACCTGCGCGCGGTTGTTGACCAGACAAAGGTGACGGGTTCTTTTTCCGCCGTCTGGCGCGAACAGCCGAATCTGGAATTCGATCTTGCGGCCGACGCAGTGAATGCAGACCGTTTTTTCTCAGACAGGAAAGAAAAGACAAACAAAAAATCGTCTGCCGGCAAGGCGTGGGATTTGCGTTTTTTACGCGGGATGCATGTGAAGGGCGCGTTGCGTGTCGACAGGCTGGCCCTGTGGGGTTTGAACTTGCGTGACGTCATGCTGCCCGTTCTGCTGGAAAATGGCCATCTTGTCTGTTCGCCTGTAAAAGCGGGCTGTTATGGAAGCACATTGCACGGCAAAAGCGTAATGGATTTTGACCGGGGGCTGTGCTTTGCGGCTGATTTCAGCGTGGACGGCGCGGAAATGACAGCCGCGAGTAAAGATGTGGGCGGCGGCGTTGTGCTGGGCGGCAAGGTCGGCTTAAGCGCGGCGATCTCCGGCGTGCTGGGCGGGCCGGGGCAGATGCCCTCTGCGCTGAACGGCGCATGGCGTTTTCTCGTGCGTGACGGCTCGTATCAAAAGCGCGGAGGCGACGGCGAGGGGAAGGGCAAGGCTATAGAGTTTGCAACAGCCGGCGCCTCGGGCGACATCAAAGCCGGCGTGGCACGCAGTAATGATTTTGCGCTTCAGGGCAAGGGACTTGCCATGAACGGCGGGGGTGTTGTTGATCTGAACAGCGATGCCGTTGACTGCAATTTTATTGTCAATATGCCCGGTGTGCCCGAGATTCCCATCCGCCTGCACGGCGGCCTGCGCGACAGCAAAACAACCGTGAGCGTGGGCAAGGTTATTTTGAACACGCTTGGGGCTGTTCCCAAAGGCATTTTTGACGTGCTCGGCGATGTGGTGCAGGGCGCTTGGAAACTGCTGCGCTGA
- a CDS encoding peptide-binding protein, with amino-acid sequence MNKFFCMRSVFPAAAAVILALCLPAFSGAVWEKDDTGQAFGDRIIFGSVGEASNLIPYLSTDSASHEVADLIFVAPLRYNADLQIEPWAAETFSVEDEGRFLRFTLRKGILWEDGRELTAEDVAFTYRLVIDPATASPYADDFLRVKEFRVTGRYSFEARYENFFARAVASWMNPVLPKHILEGQDIRKTPFSRKPLGAGAYRLKDWAPGSRITLAASPTYFMGRPRIAEVVYRIIPDNASMFMETRANRLDVMNLSPLQYLRETDGPAWEANFDKYHYLASVYVFLGFNMEHPFFKDVRVRRAISLAVNRDDIVKGVLLGQGVPAFGPFMPGTWAYHPALSPVRQNVEAAAALLAEAGFADNDGDGVLERDGRPFSFTILTNQGNDQRILTAEVIQNELAAVGIDARIRTVEWAAFIREFVDKGRFDAVILGWTIPQDPDIYTIWHSSQAREGGLNFTRYISSEVDALLEEARTTPDQSVRAALYRRFQEVLDREQPYCFLFVPYALPLVQRRFMGIKPALAGIMYNFDEWWVPKSAQRYTVTP; translated from the coding sequence ATGAATAAATTTTTTTGCATGCGTTCTGTCTTCCCTGCTGCTGCAGCTGTCATTCTTGCGCTCTGTCTTCCTGCGTTTTCAGGCGCTGTCTGGGAAAAGGACGATACAGGCCAGGCCTTTGGCGACCGCATTATTTTCGGCAGCGTTGGCGAAGCTTCCAATCTCATACCCTATCTGTCCACCGATTCGGCTTCACATGAAGTGGCTGATCTGATTTTTGTCGCGCCGCTGCGTTACAACGCCGATTTACAGATTGAGCCCTGGGCTGCGGAAACCTTTTCTGTGGAAGACGAAGGACGTTTTTTGCGTTTTACCCTGCGCAAGGGCATATTGTGGGAAGACGGGCGGGAACTGACGGCGGAGGACGTGGCCTTTACTTACAGACTTGTGATTGACCCGGCCACGGCAAGCCCCTATGCCGATGATTTTTTGCGCGTCAAGGAATTTCGCGTGACGGGCCGCTATAGCTTTGAGGCGAGGTATGAAAATTTTTTTGCGCGCGCCGTCGCCTCATGGATGAATCCCGTGCTGCCCAAACATATTCTTGAGGGGCAGGACATACGCAAAACGCCTTTTTCCCGCAAACCACTGGGCGCCGGGGCTTACCGCCTGAAAGACTGGGCGCCCGGCAGCCGCATCACCCTTGCCGCCTCGCCCACGTATTTTATGGGCCGTCCGCGCATTGCTGAGGTGGTGTACCGGATTATTCCCGACAATGCCTCCATGTTTATGGAAACCCGCGCAAACCGTCTGGACGTGATGAATTTAAGTCCCCTGCAGTACCTGCGTGAAACCGACGGTCCTGCATGGGAGGCAAATTTTGATAAATACCACTATCTTGCTTCTGTCTATGTTTTCCTGGGCTTTAATATGGAGCACCCTTTTTTCAAGGATGTCCGCGTGCGCAGGGCCATATCCCTTGCCGTGAACCGCGATGATATTGTGAAGGGGGTGTTGCTGGGGCAGGGTGTGCCGGCATTTGGACCTTTTATGCCGGGAACCTGGGCTTATCACCCGGCGCTTTCGCCTGTTCGTCAGAATGTGGAGGCCGCCGCAGCTCTGCTGGCCGAAGCGGGCTTTGCGGACAACGACGGAGACGGTGTACTGGAAAGGGACGGCCGGCCCTTTTCTTTCACAATATTGACCAATCAGGGCAACGACCAGCGCATTCTGACGGCCGAGGTCATTCAGAACGAGCTCGCCGCTGTGGGCATAGATGCGCGCATACGCACGGTGGAATGGGCGGCTTTTATCCGCGAATTTGTGGACAAGGGCCGCTTTGACGCTGTTATTTTGGGCTGGACTATTCCGCAGGATCCTGACATTTATACAATATGGCATTCTTCCCAAGCGCGGGAGGGGGGCCTGAATTTTACGCGTTACATCAGCAGCGAGGTGGACGCGCTGCTTGAAGAAGCGCGCACAACGCCCGACCAGAGCGTCAGAGCGGCGCTGTATCGTCGCTTTCAGGAGGTTCTGGACAGGGAGCAGCCCTATTGTTTTTTATTCGTGCCCTATGCCCTGCCGCTTGTGCAGCGGCGCTTCATGGGCATAAAGCCCGCGCTTGCCGGTATCATGTATAACTTTGACGAATGGTGGGTTCCCAAGAGCGCGCAACGCTATACGGTGACGCCGTGA
- a CDS encoding DEAD/DEAH box helicase: protein MSRSEQNAVSEMCRIFLQDSVQEYIRDAAHHILSGNEVQKINIQEGETWTARGSVQGENLQVYTPSLNFSLIDRATTSHCNCPDAFSGVCRHVAALALLLMEDIRREQGDDIDDFPVTVDWKHSFRSFFSTAMEAEPGRYYLIFRFTPEDGRLLVSFFRARQNKTGLSSVHAEVTLEQIIYNPDWCEASPQLPHVASQIGRCLDYYGHRVKIPDGLLSWFFWAIRNEYYLLWEDTDQPCGIESAPFALKLNPILDDAGLRFQVLIQHEGRPPLTIRTLNEQADEDGQTIAEQPPTTFHGQMPLWVCFNHKFYPVQTCLNPELVHKLLHDCPVVPHEEISEFLDRVWTRMPASELYRPQEFLKLISPIFQPATYNPKLFLNEEGSLLTLEIDNIYETVHGEFTINGPNPDFQTGSYAYKGKTYLVRRHQEKEAQLLTELARAGFQSRSTKLWFLEPEEAIVFLLDVYPAMVDYYRIYGEHALTRYKVRAAKSFVTADVTSNEKEKWFSLDINVSYEGQSLPLEKIWKAWTHGKRYVQLKDGAYTNLPEAWLSKLARRLQSLGLDPSKPPRQKFQLFEAPVLDTLLEDMPNATTDSFWNSLREKIRSFREITPIASPKGLNASLRSYQQQGLSYLNFLSEYGFGGILADEMGLGKTVQSLAFIQYMAERHREGQNLIVVPTSVLPNWEREAKKFVPNLKCVIIYGARRGGLLKHAADAHIVVTTYALLRRNLEEMEKYDFNTVILDEAQNIKNPNTITARAVRRLNARMRLCLSGTPIENNLFELWSLFEFLMPGFLGSQHAFQCGIVKPIKDGDTETLEYLRTRVRPFILRRTKAEVAQDLPPKLENVTFCALEDAQAELYTALARKLRAQVLADVDEKGIAKSQMSILDALLKLRQICCHPRLLKIEMPGFSNNLPSGKFNAFKDMVTEIVEGGHKMLVFSQFVRMLHIIRQWLDASKMPFCYLDGASKERLEMVDKFNNSPDIPIFLISLKAGGTGLNLTSADYVIHYDPWWNPAVENQATDRTHRIGQTRQVFSYKLICENTVEEKIVKLQASKRDMAEAIIPGRGAWKPLTRDDLEMIFDI, encoded by the coding sequence ATGAGCCGTTCAGAACAAAACGCCGTGAGTGAAATGTGCAGGATATTCCTGCAGGATTCCGTGCAGGAATACATCCGTGACGCGGCACATCATATACTCTCCGGCAACGAGGTGCAAAAAATAAATATTCAGGAGGGCGAAACCTGGACGGCGCGGGGTTCCGTGCAGGGAGAAAACCTTCAGGTGTATACCCCCTCCCTGAATTTTTCCCTGATCGACCGCGCAACAACCAGCCACTGCAACTGCCCGGACGCTTTTTCCGGAGTCTGCCGCCATGTGGCGGCGCTTGCCCTGCTCCTTATGGAAGACATACGCAGGGAACAGGGCGATGATATAGACGATTTCCCGGTGACCGTGGACTGGAAGCACAGTTTCCGCAGCTTTTTTTCCACAGCTATGGAAGCGGAACCAGGGCGCTACTACCTGATTTTTCGCTTCACGCCGGAGGATGGCCGCCTGCTTGTATCGTTTTTCCGGGCGCGCCAGAATAAAACCGGCCTCTCCAGCGTACATGCGGAAGTAACGCTTGAGCAGATCATCTACAACCCGGACTGGTGCGAGGCTTCGCCGCAATTGCCGCACGTGGCCAGCCAGATAGGCCGTTGCCTCGACTACTACGGCCACAGGGTTAAAATTCCGGACGGCCTCCTCTCCTGGTTTTTCTGGGCCATACGCAACGAATATTATCTGCTCTGGGAAGACACGGATCAACCCTGCGGCATTGAAAGCGCCCCCTTTGCCCTGAAACTCAACCCCATTCTGGACGATGCGGGTCTGCGCTTTCAGGTGCTTATTCAGCATGAAGGCCGCCCGCCCCTGACAATACGCACACTGAATGAACAGGCGGACGAAGACGGCCAAACCATTGCGGAACAGCCGCCCACCACCTTTCACGGGCAGATGCCGCTGTGGGTCTGCTTTAACCACAAATTTTACCCTGTGCAGACATGCCTGAACCCCGAACTTGTCCACAAACTCCTGCACGACTGCCCTGTTGTGCCGCACGAAGAAATTTCAGAATTTCTGGACCGCGTCTGGACCAGGATGCCGGCCTCGGAACTTTACCGGCCGCAGGAATTTTTAAAACTCATAAGCCCCATTTTTCAGCCGGCCACATACAATCCCAAACTCTTTCTGAATGAAGAAGGCAGTCTGCTGACGCTGGAAATAGACAATATTTATGAAACCGTTCACGGCGAGTTCACCATAAACGGGCCTAATCCCGATTTCCAGACAGGCAGCTACGCATACAAGGGCAAAACCTATCTGGTGCGCCGTCATCAGGAAAAAGAGGCCCAGCTGCTCACCGAACTCGCCCGGGCCGGCTTTCAGTCGCGCTCGACAAAACTCTGGTTCCTTGAACCGGAAGAGGCCATCGTCTTTCTGCTCGATGTTTACCCCGCAATGGTGGATTATTACCGCATTTACGGAGAACACGCGCTCACCCGCTACAAAGTGCGCGCGGCAAAATCCTTTGTCACGGCAGATGTGACAAGCAATGAAAAAGAAAAATGGTTTTCGCTCGACATCAACGTGAGTTATGAAGGTCAGAGCCTGCCGCTTGAAAAAATATGGAAGGCATGGACGCACGGCAAACGCTATGTGCAATTGAAAGACGGCGCATACACAAACCTGCCGGAAGCCTGGCTGTCAAAACTTGCCCGCAGGCTGCAAAGTCTGGGTTTGGACCCTTCAAAACCCCCGCGACAGAAATTTCAGCTGTTTGAAGCTCCTGTGCTCGACACTCTGTTGGAGGATATGCCGAACGCGACCACAGACTCGTTCTGGAACTCCCTGCGCGAAAAAATTCGCTCTTTCCGCGAAATCACGCCCATTGCTTCGCCCAAGGGACTGAACGCATCCTTGCGTTCCTACCAACAGCAGGGCCTCTCGTACCTGAATTTTCTTTCGGAATACGGATTCGGGGGCATTCTGGCCGATGAAATGGGCCTTGGCAAAACCGTGCAGTCGCTCGCTTTTATTCAATATATGGCCGAACGCCACCGTGAGGGACAAAACCTCATCGTTGTGCCCACGTCTGTTTTACCCAACTGGGAACGCGAGGCGAAAAAATTTGTGCCCAACCTGAAATGCGTCATTATTTACGGCGCGCGACGCGGGGGTCTGCTCAAACATGCGGCGGACGCACACATTGTCGTCACCACATACGCTCTGTTGCGACGTAATCTGGAAGAGATGGAAAAGTACGACTTCAACACCGTCATTCTGGATGAAGCCCAGAACATAAAAAATCCCAACACCATCACGGCCCGCGCCGTGCGCCGCCTGAACGCCCGCATGCGGCTGTGCCTTTCGGGCACGCCTATTGAAAACAACCTCTTTGAACTCTGGTCGCTCTTTGAATTTCTCATGCCGGGTTTTTTGGGATCCCAGCACGCATTCCAGTGCGGCATTGTCAAACCCATCAAGGACGGCGATACGGAAACACTGGAATACCTGCGCACCCGCGTTCGCCCCTTTATTCTGCGCCGCACCAAGGCTGAAGTGGCGCAGGATTTGCCGCCCAAACTCGAAAACGTGACCTTCTGTGCGCTTGAAGACGCTCAGGCAGAGCTGTATACGGCCCTTGCCCGCAAGCTGCGCGCCCAAGTGCTGGCCGATGTGGACGAAAAAGGCATTGCCAAAAGCCAGATGTCCATTCTGGACGCGCTGCTCAAACTGCGTCAGATATGCTGCCACCCGCGTCTGCTCAAAATAGAGATGCCGGGGTTCAGCAACAATCTGCCGTCAGGCAAATTTAACGCTTTCAAAGACATGGTCACAGAAATAGTGGAAGGTGGGCACAAAATGCTTGTTTTTTCGCAGTTTGTGCGGATGCTGCACATCATACGGCAATGGCTCGATGCCTCAAAAATGCCCTTCTGCTACCTTGACGGAGCGAGCAAAGAACGCCTTGAAATGGTAGACAAGTTCAACAACAGCCCCGACATACCCATTTTTCTCATTTCTCTAAAAGCAGGCGGCACCGGTCTGAATCTGACCTCAGCCGACTATGTGATCCACTACGACCCGTGGTGGAACCCGGCTGTGGAAAATCAGGCCACAGATCGCACGCACCGCATAGGCCAGACGCGTCAAGTTTTTTCCTACAAGCTCATCTGTGAGAACACGGTGGAGGAAAAAATTGTCAAACTGCAGGCAAGTAAGCGCGACATGGCCGAGGCCATCATTCCCGGCAGGGGGGCGTGGAAGCCGCTCACGCGCGACGATCTGGAGATGATCTTCGACATATGA
- a CDS encoding autotransporter outer membrane beta-barrel domain-containing protein, which produces MKRNYVKQFMVTLITITMFTAYPFFTRAEDLNGGGKLPSDLSTGLIDLARGETGGLKKLISDAVELAITSFGGTAFPSDAMIEPTTNLGGYHFKDYAGNNAVLYGNIGNLSEIVFNNNTVTFEVGDNLRGGGVLRAGENQQIGAIDNAIFSNNTVTKNGDGDFQGGGIIGAYRGTIGDISNSIFNDNIVTATEIMRGGGIVGVYGVQEASAIGALKNNIFSGNTVTIADTMAGGGIVGVHSSQEASASIGAVKNNIFSDNTVTIDAVIRGGGIVGVYTDNLQSADGTYIGDITDNIFSGNTIIASGVVGGGIVGADTYSTIGDIVNNVFDNNTVITTGSLWTGGIVGALNQSTIGDIIDCTFTNNVISAIDINGGIVGTLTSTIGDISGSIFADNTITARGNIRAGILYLEDSLTVTDSQFTDNIFTSLQTYDSGRVYGGAITLDTGTDIAASSGTLSLTIVATAGNTTIFRNNEINDIDGKRTNSISIRSTTPIIEPHSNADATLVISPFSGGDVYLYDPIYVEQDNGKTFGMEVTQDGYFYWGGDNKFIVDAPDAEKNIVNLRQYTNTSLMSGFNLDAPNHDFNMSRYANLHIYPGSSMTVHAADLRGMLAFYLRGIPVNNQDNPVLTVTADSISIDGMWPQLDFSGDVEPLQFGDKYYLLRGSTELAGNIKDSGIQTIQHGSLLEFTFQLRKDGDNDFVAELIESDGPGGGGTPVVPGAKSITEGASVGAALANQGADLAAGAGMGSAINSAKEDAWGAFAVVDASSMRYNTGSYIDTSSVNLMAGISRNINTEIGKLTAGAFFEYGGASYDIHGSGNTSYIGGGLLGHLKFNDVGPGHFYTEAAARIGGLNNDYESTRLKDVSGRKASFDTESTYYGIHAGVGYVWNITEEASLDVYGKYFWLHQDGNDATISTGEPVSFDPIDSHRLRGGARFAYAINEYISPYIGAAFEYEFDGKARASVWGYDLKAAKFEGETGIGEAGLVFKPSSKSPWLVDLGVQGYVGKREGVSGSLRVGLEF; this is translated from the coding sequence ATGAAAAGAAACTACGTAAAGCAGTTTATGGTTACTCTGATAACCATAACCATGTTTACAGCGTATCCGTTTTTTACCCGGGCGGAAGATCTTAATGGTGGTGGAAAGTTGCCTTCAGACTTGTCCACCGGCTTGATTGATCTAGCAAGAGGGGAAACGGGCGGTTTGAAAAAACTTATTTCTGATGCTGTAGAGCTTGCTATAACCAGTTTTGGTGGTACAGCTTTTCCGTCAGATGCGATGATTGAACCAACAACAAATCTTGGTGGATACCATTTCAAGGATTATGCTGGTAACAATGCTGTACTATATGGCAATATCGGCAATCTTAGTGAAATTGTGTTCAACAATAATACAGTAACCTTTGAGGTGGGCGACAATCTACGAGGCGGCGGCGTATTAAGAGCTGGTGAGAATCAACAGATAGGCGCCATCGACAATGCTATTTTCAGTAATAACACAGTAACAAAAAATGGAGACGGCGATTTCCAGGGTGGCGGCATTATCGGAGCCTATCGGGGAACTATAGGCGATATCAGCAACAGTATATTTAACGATAACATCGTAACAGCCACCGAAATAATGCGTGGTGGTGGGATAGTTGGTGTTTATGGTGTTCAGGAAGCTTCAGCCATTGGTGCCCTTAAGAACAATATATTCAGCGGCAACACGGTAACAATCGCCGACACTATGGCAGGTGGTGGGATAGTTGGTGTTCATAGTAGTCAGGAAGCTTCAGCCTCTATTGGTGCCGTTAAGAACAATATATTCAGCGACAATACGGTAACAATCGACGCAGTAATTCGTGGTGGTGGGATAGTTGGAGTTTACACTGATAACCTGCAAAGTGCCGATGGGACATATATAGGAGATATTACAGATAACATATTCAGCGGTAATACGATCATTGCTTCTGGAGTTGTTGGTGGTGGTATTGTTGGTGCTGATACATACAGCACAATAGGCGATATTGTCAATAATGTTTTCGATAACAATACTGTAATTACCACGGGCTCACTTTGGACAGGTGGTATTGTTGGTGCTTTAAATCAGAGTACTATTGGCGATATTATTGATTGTACGTTCACCAACAATGTTATTTCTGCTATAGATATTAATGGCGGTATTGTTGGTACTTTAACAAGTACAATAGGCGATATCAGTGGCAGTATATTTGCTGATAATACAATTACAGCAAGAGGTAATATACGTGCCGGAATACTGTATCTTGAAGATAGTTTGACAGTCACTGATAGTCAGTTTACAGATAATATATTTACTTCTTTGCAGACGTATGATTCGGGTCGTGTATACGGTGGTGCCATTACACTGGATACCGGCACCGACATCGCCGCTTCTTCTGGGACTTTGTCCTTAACTATAGTTGCAACTGCCGGCAACACAACGATTTTCCGGAACAACGAGATTAATGATATTGATGGAAAACGGACCAATTCCATCTCTATCCGATCGACGACACCGATAATCGAACCCCATAGCAATGCTGACGCGACTCTTGTCATTTCCCCATTCTCGGGTGGTGATGTATATTTGTATGACCCCATCTATGTGGAACAGGACAACGGTAAAACATTCGGAATGGAAGTTACTCAGGATGGATACTTTTACTGGGGCGGCGATAACAAGTTTATTGTAGACGCGCCCGATGCTGAAAAAAATATTGTCAATTTGCGTCAGTATACTAATACATCGTTAATGAGCGGTTTCAATTTGGATGCGCCCAATCACGATTTTAATATGAGTCGTTATGCAAATCTGCATATATATCCTGGAAGCAGCATGACTGTGCATGCGGCCGATTTAAGAGGAATGTTAGCATTTTATCTGCGAGGTATTCCAGTCAATAATCAAGATAATCCAGTGTTAACTGTTACAGCGGACAGCATCAGTATTGATGGAATGTGGCCACAACTAGATTTCTCTGGCGATGTTGAACCATTGCAGTTTGGCGACAAATACTATCTGCTTCGCGGAAGTACAGAATTGGCAGGTAATATTAAAGACAGCGGAATTCAAACAATACAACACGGTTCTCTTCTTGAATTCACTTTTCAGTTGAGGAAAGACGGCGACAACGACTTCGTTGCTGAACTTATTGAATCTGACGGCCCAGGCGGCGGTGGTACTCCTGTTGTACCCGGTGCCAAATCGATAACCGAAGGAGCCTCTGTTGGGGCAGCTCTTGCCAATCAGGGTGCGGACCTTGCGGCAGGCGCAGGTATGGGAAGCGCAATCAATTCTGCGAAAGAAGATGCCTGGGGTGCTTTCGCTGTTGTTGATGCAAGCAGCATGCGTTATAACACCGGTTCATATATTGACACAAGCAGTGTAAATTTGATGGCCGGTATTTCACGTAATATAAATACGGAAATCGGTAAACTGACTGCCGGTGCCTTTTTTGAATATGGTGGAGCTTCATACGATATTCATGGAAGCGGCAACACTTCCTATATTGGTGGCGGTTTGCTGGGTCACTTAAAGTTCAATGATGTCGGCCCGGGTCACTTCTATACAGAAGCCGCGGCCCGCATCGGTGGACTCAATAATGATTATGAATCCACCAGACTGAAGGATGTTTCCGGACGCAAGGCCTCGTTTGATACGGAATCGACGTATTACGGTATTCACGCCGGTGTGGGCTATGTGTGGAACATCACCGAGGAAGCCTCTCTTGATGTGTACGGCAAATACTTCTGGTTGCACCAGGACGGCAATGACGCAACAATTTCCACAGGCGAACCGGTAAGTTTTGATCCGATTGATTCTCATCGTCTGCGTGGCGGAGCTCGATTTGCCTATGCAATCAACGAGTATATCAGCCCTTATATCGGTGCGGCCTTCGAATATGAATTTGACGGCAAGGCAAGAGCGTCTGTATGGGGCTATGATCTCAAGGCTGCGAAGTTCGAAGGAGAGACGGGCATTGGTGAAGCGGGTTTGGTTTTTAAACCTTCCAGCAAATCTCCGTGGCTCGTTGATCTCGGCGTGCAGGGCTATGTCGGCAAACGCGAAGGCGTGAGCGGTTCCCTCCGCGTGGGACTGGAATTCTAG